The DNA sequence CTATTCTACTAGTATGAAAATGCCTCCGGGATCGTTGGCGTAGACCGCTTAATGTTCACAAACCTACCGAGTTCCAGCGTAGAACGGTTAAGGGGCCTCGGCGAGGTAAGAAGTGAACACGTATGGGAGCTGCTTAATCAATTCCCGCTTCATGAAGGGAAACCGGTTATAAGCCCAAAGCTAATTAAGTAATTAATCGCCCGAGACCTGACTAGTTATTGAAGCTGGAGGTTGATCGTACTCCAGCTAGCGGCTACCTAGCCTCCAGCTACCATCGGGAAAACCAGGATCCTATCCCCATCATTAAGCTCTACGTCAAAGCGGTCGACCACCCTACCGTTAACGGCTATTCGAAGCTCCCCCCTCAAAAACGCCGCCTTTAAGGATTCAGCAGTTTTCGCGTCTAAAGTCGAAGTTAAACGCCTTAAGAACACGTCGTAAAGGGTCTCCCCCTTCTCAATCGCCACCCATAACCATTCCCTCCCGGCCTTCATAGAAGCGTAACCGAGGAATTCGATCAGCGCCTTCATTGTGCCGCCTCAAGGAAAGGTAAGAGGTGTTAGGA is a window from the Candidatus Nezhaarchaeales archaeon genome containing:
- a CDS encoding MoaD/ThiS family protein translates to MKALIEFLGYASMKAGREWLWVAIEKGETLYDVFLRRLTSTLDAKTAESLKAAFLRGELRIAVNGRVVDRFDVELNDGDRILVFPMVAGG